One genomic window of Misgurnus anguillicaudatus chromosome 12, ASM2758022v2, whole genome shotgun sequence includes the following:
- the mamdc2b gene encoding MAM domain-containing protein 2 — MFPFYILSFIATVEAELLPGSCSFDKSTCSYKSDPAFLTWTLDSMGHFITVDMQTQETLGKAVLLGPDVDQQDWSCFRMVYQITGNASLQVQKRTDGDSFDHVLWMTQSPSDSWLIASIDLQNATEPFQVIIESQLRKGSSVSIFEIKISDKYCIECDFEEPHLCGYWNEKNRYLSWRMGRAEDTTPEDKTGWYTYVDSTDTKSFQEVAKLVSPMTTVPMSGCLSFLYQHHHSGDHLFSLFSRDQAGQYQELWRADLPENNHLDWNPEARVRIPVQVDLKAPYPIELVFEVAFNSPHGGFVVLDDITFSPDFCNAETEPTFDPSVANCDFESGFCQYTQTLTGDPLWRKVSIRPNIYSVGDHTTGAGSFLLANSRLNLHSGYVSRLFGPPLPRNQKYCVKFFYFLRGISGADQVLAVYLYYIDGTQEKIWTQNEKIRNIWIEADLSIQCQRDAQMVFISTCKNVWRCGSVGLDDIKVSSGDCLALASSPSIPSQCNFEAGFCGYSQDKADTGDWILARGPTPTSYTGPRGDHTTGVGHYLHIEASLMLPGNKARLLSSSLRGSREPQCLQFYYHMYGSGTGQLSVYLHTGQDSEDKLLWHRYGEQGVSWLRASITYQYDQQHQIVFEAMRGASVRSDIAIDDVVFERGPCRESVNDHISLLSPSGNDINDIQ; from the exons ATGTTTCCTTTCTACATTCTGAGCTTCATTG CGACAGTCGAGGCAGAGCTTTTGCCCGGCTCCTGCAGCTTTGACAAAAGCACCTGCAGCTACAAATCTGATCCAGCCTTCCTCACCTGGACCCTTGACTCTATGG GACACTTCATCACAGTTGACATGCAAACCCAGGAGACTTTGGGAAAGGCGGTTCTGTTGGGTCCAGATGTGGACCAGCAAGACTGGAGCTGTTTTAGGATGGTCTATCAGATCACAGGTAATGCTTCTCTGCAGGTGCAGAAGCGTACAGATGGAGATAGTTTTGATCATGTGCTCTGGATGACCCAAAGCCCATCTGATAGCTGGCTTATAGCCAGTATCGACCTTCAGAACGCTACAGAACCATTCCAG GTTATCATTGAAAGCCAGCTAAGAAAAGGCAGCAGTGTTTCCATCTTTGAGATCAAGATCTCTGACAAATATTGTATAG AGTGTGACTTTGAAGAACCTCATCTGTGTGGATATTGGAACGagaaaaacagatatttgtcCTGGCGTATGGGAAGAGCAGAAGATACGACACCTGAGGACAAGACAG GTTGGTACACGTACGTGGACTCTACGGACACTAAAAGTTTCCAGGAGGTGGCCAAGCTGGTGTCACCAATGACGACAGTCCCCATGTCCGGCTGCTTGAGCTTCCTATACCAGCACCATCATTCCGGAGACCATCTGTTCTCTCTGTTCAGTAGGGATCAGGCTGGACAATACCAGGAATTATGGAGAGCTGACCTACCTGAGAACAACCATTTGGACTGGAATCCAGAAGCCAGGGTCAGGATACCTGTCCAAGTGGATCTGAAAGCTCCATATCCAATAGAG TTGGTGTTTGAAGTGGCATTCAACAGTCCACATGGAGGTTTTGTGGTTCTTGATGACATCACCTTCTCACCAGACTTCTGTAATGCAGAAACAG AACCGACCTTTGATCCATCAGTCGCAAACTGTGATTTCGAGTCGGGATTTTGTCAGTACACGCAGACACTGACGGGCGATCCACTGTGGAGAAAAGTCTCCATACGGCCAAACATCTACAGTGTTGGCGATCACACCACAGGAGCAG GATCATTTCTGTTGGCTAACTCTCGGTTGAATTTACATTCTGGATATGTCAGCCGTCTGTTTGGACCACCATTGCCCAGGAATCAGAAATACTGTGTGAAATTCTTTTATTTCTTGCGAGGTATTAGTGGAGCAGACCAGGTCCTGGCTGTCTATCTGTATTACATAGATGGTACTCAAGAAAAAATATGGACACAGAATGAGAAGATAAGAAACATTTGGATTGAAGCTGACCTGAGCATACAGTGCCAAAGGGATGCTCAG ATGGTTTTCATCAGTACATGCAAAAATGTCTGGAGATGTGGTTCTGTTGGTCTCGATGACATTAAGGTCAGCTCTGGTGACTGCTTAGCAttag CATCATCTCCGTCAATCCCGTCTCAGTGTAACTTTGAAGCCGGTTTCTGTGGATACTCTCAGGATAAGGCAGACACAGGTGACTGGATTCTGGCAAGAGGACCCACACCAACCTCATACACAGGGCCGAGAGGAGATCACACTACTGGAGTAG GTCATTATTTGCACATTGAGGCATCACTTATGCTACCTGGTAACAAAGCTCGTCTCCTGTCCAGCTCACTGCGGGGTTCTAGAGAACCGCAGTGCTTACAGTTTTACTATCATATGTACGGCTCAGGGACGGGTCAGCTGAGTGTTTATCTTCACACTGGACAAGACAGCGAAGACAAATTGTTATGGCACCGCTATGGAGAGCAGGGTGTGTCCTGGCTCCGAGCTTCAATAACCTACCAGTATGACCAACAACACCAG ATTGTGTTTGAAGCCATGAGAGGCGCATCTGTAAGAAGTGATATTGCAATCGATGATGTTGTTTTTGAAAGAGGACCGTGCAGAG aatctGTTAATGACCACATCAGCCTACTGAGCCCATCTGGAAATGATATTAATGATATTCAGtga